ATTATATCCTGCTTACACACGCACACGGAGATCACGTTCTGGATGTTGAAGCTATTGCAAAAGCAACCAATGCAGTGATTGTTTCAAATGCAGAAATTGCAAGCTATTACGCAAAATTAGGTTTTAACAGCCACCCAATGAATCATGGCGGAAGCTGGAAATTCGATTTTGGGAAAGTAAAATACGTAAATGCTATTCATTCTAGTTCTTTTCCTGACGGAAGTTACGGCGGAAATCCCGGCGGTTTTGTAATCGAAGGCGAGCACAAAAACATTTACATTGCAGGCGATACCGCTCTTACAATGGATATGAAATTGATCCCAATGCGTACAAAATTAGATTTAGCCATTCTTCCTATTGGTAATAATTTCACAATGGATGTTGAAGATGCTATCATCGCTTCAGATTTTGTAGAATGCGATAAAGTTCTAGGATATCACTTTGATACTTTTGGCTATATCGAAATCAACCATGAAGAATCAATTCGTAAATTTTTCGATAAAGGAAAAGATTTAATGCTTTTAGCAATCGGAGAATCAATAGAATTATAATAAGGAGCTAATCCCGCTATCCGCTATATCTTTTGTGCCTTTCCGTTCTTTGTGGACAGGCACAAAAGGATATCGCTTCTATCGGGGCTAGGGCACTGGTTTTCATCACAAATTATTTTTACTACATTATTCAAATCTCATATCGTTCAGAATATGAATTTCAAAAGAATATTTCTAATCCTTTTACTGGCTTCAACCGGAAGTACTTTCGCTCAGAAAGACGGTTATTGGGATAAAGAACGTGCCACAACCAAAGAAATCATGGTTTCTGCTGGCGAAAGAACTATCATTAAAACCGAAGATCTTCCCGTTGGAACTACCGAAATTGTCTACAGAATCACACTTTTAGATAAAAACCAGCAAATGGCAAATAGTTTGGTTTCGCTTTTAAAAGCAATTCCAGATCCATACGGAATTGGTCAAGGATCTGCCGGAGCCGTGTTTTTAATGTCTAAAATTTCTGGTGACGATCAATGCACATATTCATTATTTACTTCAGATGCCAATGCAAAAAAATATAAAACAGACGGAAAAGTAGATTCAGCCTGTTTTTCGCAGTCAGAACCAGTAAGTAAAGACGCTAAAAGAATTTCACTCGATAAAAATTCGTGTTTAAAACAAAACACAACTTCTATATGGTTTGGTTTTGAAAGCAAAAACTGGTTTTTAAGTCAGAAAATCGTTCTGGAAGTTGTGCCTTGGGTAGATACAAAACTAAACAGAGGCTGGAATCAGGGTAACAAAAACGAAATCATCAGTTTGTGCAAAACGTCGACAATGGCACAGAAAATGGCCAATTCAGATGATTTTTGCGTTTGTATTCTTGATAAAATCATGAAGCAATATCGTTATGGCGAATTTCAGAAATTGTTAGCCGTAGAAAAAACGAAAGTATATAAAGATTTTGGAAATGCCTGTTATAATGATGCCGACATTTCTAAAAACATTTATAATGATTTACGAAATCAAGCTGCAACATTAATCAAACAGCAGAAATACAACGAAGCCATTCAAAAAATAAGCACGATAATAAATGACGGAAAAGCAACAGCATTAGATTACAGTACAATTGGATACTCTTATATTCTAACCAAACAATATGCGAAAGCTTTGAAATTTCTGCAAGAAGGCGAAAAATTGGACGATACTGAATTATTGGTAAAACTAAATCTAGCGCATGTTTATTTAGTAAGCAATAATTATAGTGATGCCAAAGCCATTTACAAAAAGTATCAGGATCAAAACGTAACTGATAATGTAAGCTGGAAAGAAAAAACAAAACAAGATTTTGCTGTTTTCGAAAAAGCTGGTCTGCCATCAAAAGATTTCGAAAAAATATTAAAATTATACCATTAAGCTTAGTCTCTTATAACTTAGCAACTTAAAAATGAAAGCCAGTTATTACAAATACATGCTCGAATTCAAAGTTCCGTCTGGTACTTCGAGAGGAATTATGACCCAAAAAGAAACCTGGTTTATTGTTTTGGAAAAAAACGGTAAAAAAGGAATAGGAGAGTGCGGTATTTTACGAGGTTTAAGTGCTGATGACCGAGATGATTATGAAGAAAAACTAAAATGGACCTGTGATAATATTCATTTGGGAGAAGTAGCTTTATGGAATGCTTTATTAGAATTTCCTTCCATTCAGTTTGGTGTAGAAATGGCTTTTTTATCCTTGAAAAGTGAAACTCCTTATTTGTTAT
This is a stretch of genomic DNA from Flavobacterium endoglycinae. It encodes these proteins:
- a CDS encoding metal-dependent hydrolase, with the translated sequence MKITYYGHAALGIEVGGKHIIVDPFITGNPAAAHVDIKSLKADYILLTHAHGDHVLDVEAIAKATNAVIVSNAEIASYYAKLGFNSHPMNHGGSWKFDFGKVKYVNAIHSSSFPDGSYGGNPGGFVIEGEHKNIYIAGDTALTMDMKLIPMRTKLDLAILPIGNNFTMDVEDAIIASDFVECDKVLGYHFDTFGYIEINHEESIRKFFDKGKDLMLLAIGESIEL
- a CDS encoding tetratricopeptide repeat protein; the encoded protein is MNFKRIFLILLLASTGSTFAQKDGYWDKERATTKEIMVSAGERTIIKTEDLPVGTTEIVYRITLLDKNQQMANSLVSLLKAIPDPYGIGQGSAGAVFLMSKISGDDQCTYSLFTSDANAKKYKTDGKVDSACFSQSEPVSKDAKRISLDKNSCLKQNTTSIWFGFESKNWFLSQKIVLEVVPWVDTKLNRGWNQGNKNEIISLCKTSTMAQKMANSDDFCVCILDKIMKQYRYGEFQKLLAVEKTKVYKDFGNACYNDADISKNIYNDLRNQAATLIKQQKYNEAIQKISTIINDGKATALDYSTIGYSYILTKQYAKALKFLQEGEKLDDTELLVKLNLAHVYLVSNNYSDAKAIYKKYQDQNVTDNVSWKEKTKQDFAVFEKAGLPSKDFEKILKLYH